A region from the Paenibacillus humicola genome encodes:
- a CDS encoding ABC transporter substrate-binding protein, which produces MRFGQSKWFSLGAAVVLLGSLLAGCGSGSDSKANEGSGSGGSDGQQINLRISWWGSQDRNDRTLKVIKMYESQHPNIKITPEFLSWDGYWQKLATEAAGKNLPDIIQMDYAYIDQYASKQLIAPLDPFIEAKVLDVSDIDANYLDSGKIDGKLYGINLGANSIAIAYDPEMFKEAGVPEPPADGMSWDDFAAMLKKLKDNLPKGTYAINNMDDMSGFKHYLRENGTWVYNDAGDGLGYTDDKYLTWYFDYFNKLREAGVVPNEETELGVKGLEDSLIVHKKAAMQSFNSNQLVALASAAGRPLKLMMYPTLPGGKPGHFIKPSQFFSLYSGSKHQKEAVDFINYFTNDLEANKVLAAERGVPVPTKIREALYPNLSPAEKTTFDYVESVGKVAGPINPPDPELSPKVGDLFTQIQQAVNYGKTTPEQAAKQFRDQASQDLKGQ; this is translated from the coding sequence ATGAGATTTGGGCAGTCAAAATGGTTCTCCTTGGGCGCGGCAGTCGTGCTGCTGGGAAGCCTGCTTGCCGGCTGCGGCTCGGGGAGCGATTCGAAGGCGAACGAAGGAAGCGGAAGCGGCGGCTCGGACGGCCAGCAAATTAACCTGCGCATATCCTGGTGGGGCTCGCAGGACCGGAACGACCGGACGCTGAAGGTGATCAAAATGTACGAAAGCCAGCATCCGAACATCAAGATTACGCCCGAATTTTTAAGCTGGGACGGTTATTGGCAAAAGCTCGCGACGGAGGCGGCAGGCAAGAATTTGCCGGACATCATCCAGATGGATTACGCATACATCGATCAATACGCCAGCAAGCAGCTGATTGCGCCGCTTGACCCGTTCATCGAAGCCAAGGTGCTCGATGTGAGCGACATCGACGCCAACTACCTCGACAGCGGCAAAATCGACGGCAAGCTGTACGGCATCAATCTGGGCGCCAACTCCATCGCGATCGCTTACGATCCGGAAATGTTCAAGGAAGCGGGCGTCCCCGAGCCGCCTGCCGACGGCATGTCCTGGGACGATTTCGCCGCGATGCTGAAGAAGCTGAAGGACAATTTGCCCAAAGGCACCTACGCCATCAACAACATGGACGACATGAGCGGCTTCAAGCATTATTTGCGGGAAAACGGAACCTGGGTCTATAACGATGCGGGCGACGGGCTCGGCTATACCGACGACAAGTATTTGACCTGGTACTTCGATTACTTCAACAAGCTGCGCGAGGCGGGCGTCGTCCCGAACGAAGAGACGGAGCTCGGCGTCAAGGGGCTCGAGGATTCGCTGATCGTGCACAAGAAAGCGGCGATGCAGAGCTTTAACAGCAACCAGCTGGTAGCGCTGGCTTCGGCTGCGGGACGTCCGCTCAAGCTGATGATGTATCCGACGCTGCCCGGCGGCAAGCCCGGACACTTCATCAAGCCGTCGCAGTTCTTCTCGCTTTACAGCGGATCGAAGCACCAGAAGGAAGCGGTCGATTTCATCAACTATTTCACGAACGACCTCGAAGCGAACAAAGTGCTGGCCGCGGAACGGGGCGTTCCGGTGCCGACCAAAATCAGGGAAGCGCTGTACCCGAACCTGTCTCCGGCGGAGAAAACGACGTTCGATTATGTAGAGAGCGTCGGCAAGGTTGCGGGACCGATCAATCCCCCCGACCCGGAACTGTCGCCGAAGGTAGGCGACCTGTTTACGCAAATCCAGCAGGCGGTCAATTACGGCAAAACGACCCCCGAGCAGGCGGCGAAGCAGTTCCGCGATCAGGCGTCGCAGGATCTGAAGGGACAATAA
- a CDS encoding LysM peptidoglycan-binding domain-containing protein → MSKIILAAAAFALVLGVVGYTIFKIQPSGSKPSLSGNAPLAGGADAPAANDAAGASSTKPVEPGTDADGVSSGSTATPDASSTSAAGTTTGSSASAGGSAAAGSNSGSAADSDQAPASDDSSKPDSNGGQVSSAESGQTVKLPATYVVRKGDTLSSISMRFYHSKAYVDLIAQQNHMAFINDMSVGDTLKIPALPAGGSVPDKRQDEPDYSKVTLPAAYMVQPGDTLFHISQLFYRSGDYADLLAKQNKLDKTKGLKAGSSLVIPALPDSKPEGGQNGGAGEQTAVQTHTVQKGETLYSISRQYYGSDKYANTIAEYNHLADGDAVKAGDVLKIPPVPAS, encoded by the coding sequence TTGTCGAAAATCATACTGGCAGCCGCGGCTTTTGCGCTGGTCCTCGGCGTCGTCGGATATACGATATTTAAAATCCAGCCGTCGGGTTCTAAACCTTCGCTCTCGGGCAATGCCCCACTGGCAGGCGGCGCGGATGCGCCTGCCGCAAACGATGCGGCGGGCGCCTCATCGACCAAGCCGGTCGAGCCGGGGACAGACGCGGACGGCGTTTCCTCGGGCTCCACAGCGACGCCGGATGCCAGTTCGACATCGGCCGCCGGAACTACGACCGGGTCTTCGGCGTCAGCAGGCGGCTCGGCGGCTGCCGGCTCGAATTCCGGATCTGCGGCGGATTCCGATCAGGCGCCGGCATCGGATGATAGCTCGAAGCCGGACTCAAACGGCGGGCAAGTCTCTTCCGCGGAATCCGGCCAGACGGTGAAGCTGCCGGCGACCTATGTCGTCCGCAAAGGCGACACGCTGTCCTCCATTTCCATGAGGTTTTACCATTCCAAGGCGTATGTCGACCTGATCGCCCAACAAAATCATATGGCGTTCATCAACGATATGTCCGTGGGCGATACCCTCAAAATTCCGGCGCTGCCCGCAGGCGGCTCGGTGCCGGATAAGCGGCAGGACGAGCCGGATTATTCGAAGGTGACGCTGCCCGCAGCATACATGGTACAACCCGGCGATACGCTGTTCCACATTTCCCAGCTGTTTTACCGTTCGGGGGATTACGCGGACCTGCTCGCGAAGCAAAACAAGCTGGACAAGACCAAAGGCCTGAAAGCGGGAAGCTCGCTTGTCATCCCCGCCCTTCCGGATTCGAAACCGGAAGGCGGTCAAAACGGCGGAGCGGGCGAACAAACCGCCGTTCAAACGCATACCGTGCAGAAAGGCGAGACTCTGTACAGCATTTCCCGCCAATACTACGGATCCGACAAATACGCCAACACGATCGCGGAATACAACCATCTGGCCGACGGCGACGCGGTCAAAGCCGGCGACGTGTTGAAAATTCCGCCGGTTCCGGCGTCATAA
- a CDS encoding TetR/AcrR family transcriptional regulator, with the protein MDAEQEHRRAPGRPRSRQVGEAVTTATLKLLQSTSYKNITMERIAKEAGVGKPSLYRRWPGVPFIVMETLQLHAEREIRIPDTGRLKTDVFRYMQQTCQALAGRTGEFVRCLMAEAQWNSEFAAVFRETFIASRRRHLIGILERGMRRGELPADSNCELLADLLYGPMWYRLLNGHAPLDEPFVHGLVDQLFHDSEN; encoded by the coding sequence ATGGATGCCGAACAGGAACATCGACGCGCTCCGGGGCGGCCCAGAAGCCGGCAGGTAGGGGAAGCCGTGACGACGGCCACGCTGAAGCTTTTGCAATCAACTTCCTATAAAAACATCACGATGGAAAGAATCGCAAAGGAAGCCGGGGTCGGAAAGCCTTCCTTATATCGCCGATGGCCGGGCGTTCCGTTCATTGTCATGGAAACGCTCCAGCTCCATGCCGAGCGGGAGATTCGCATTCCCGACACCGGACGGCTCAAAACCGACGTTTTCCGGTACATGCAGCAAACGTGCCAAGCGCTTGCCGGGCGAACAGGCGAATTCGTGCGCTGTCTGATGGCCGAAGCCCAATGGAATTCCGAATTCGCAGCCGTATTCCGCGAAACGTTCATCGCTTCGCGGCGGCGGCATTTGATCGGCATACTGGAGCGGGGCATGCGTCGCGGGGAATTGCCGGCCGATTCGAATTGCGAGCTCCTCGCCGATCTCCTCTACGGCCCGATGTGGTACCGGCTGCTGAACGGGCATGCACCCTTGGACGAACCATTCGTTCACGGTTTGGTCGACCAGCTCTTCCATGATTCCGAGAATTGA
- a CDS encoding MOSC domain-containing protein, whose product MAEPIGFIAEICRYPVKSCAGESLQSCRVETYGLYGDRFCAFYDDKRTGWERFVTSRDIPGLLAYRAALREDDICVTSPDGRAFGWDAALLADVQRLSRCPLSMSSRQAAHPENPGLLSVDSAGILIVTDRSLRRLETWRGKELDHRRFRANLIVSLPEGAPDENDWIGRRLAVGDVELRIDEPCERCTVIALDPDTQEGDAALLRIVHEQMGMNFGVYASVQRTGTIRAGDPVTLPD is encoded by the coding sequence TTGGCGGAACCGATCGGGTTTATCGCAGAAATCTGCCGCTATCCGGTCAAATCATGCGCCGGTGAAAGTCTGCAGTCATGCAGAGTGGAAACGTACGGCCTGTACGGCGACCGGTTCTGCGCATTTTACGACGACAAGAGAACGGGATGGGAGCGCTTCGTTACCTCCCGGGACATCCCCGGTCTGCTTGCGTACCGCGCAGCGCTTCGGGAGGACGATATTTGCGTAACGTCGCCCGATGGACGCGCTTTTGGCTGGGATGCAGCGCTGCTCGCGGACGTGCAGCGGCTGTCGCGGTGCCCCCTGTCGATGTCAAGCCGTCAGGCGGCGCATCCCGAAAACCCCGGCCTCCTGTCCGTCGATTCGGCGGGCATTCTGATCGTCACGGACCGCTCCTTGCGAAGGCTGGAGACGTGGCGGGGAAAGGAACTGGATCATCGCCGTTTCCGGGCCAATCTGATCGTCTCGCTGCCGGAAGGCGCTCCGGACGAAAACGATTGGATCGGCAGACGGCTGGCGGTCGGAGACGTTGAGCTCCGCATCGACGAGCCGTGCGAGCGATGCACCGTGATCGCCCTTGACCCCGATACGCAGGAAGGCGATGCCGCTTTGCTTCGTATCGTGCACGAACAGATGGGCATGAATTTCGGCGTTTACGCGTCGGTTCAGCGAACGGGGACGATCCGGGCC
- a CDS encoding cache domain-containing sensor histidine kinase, translated as MWNPFKRFRVDRIFFSGFSLLIVLLLLAATWITYVLTMRELMDNTADYQQDLLDKLNRQVEGTLQSLEQISLSVAGNQQLDDFLNSNSDDYARFAQGAVIEGILADTIYSMPIIQSIYLYMDHPVANKLGFVRYIPMKAAEGESWYKDVAGDQFAWIGEHTIQTDNGPASVISFARKVLPPLRPYKGLLVINIKSSELRNLLVGEGGSDNGFALYYRGKPVVSAGNAMLEDSVNRFIMGVKQNTGQQHLGNMLLVWSGFFDSDWKLVEQTPWRSLSYWSLRLAGGTALTGLTGILIALLMTLMISRQYIRPIKLLLNAMNQFSISGKEVRLPDDYRNEFGSLFAGFIRMRSRISELYGSLEKQYARQRVAEVERLQAMINPHFLYNTLDQVNWMAMEAGQEHISDVLELMGRMFRIGLSDGESFILIEKEKEYLECYLNIQNIRLKGKIAFEMNIAESLLHTYIPKLTLQPFLENAVRHGFHGRPSGVVRIVGEEKDGGVLFTIADNGIGIRQQNKPARFKTGGYGIRNVKERIAAYFGPRYGVDIVSEAGQGTTVHVFIPKIASLRREDDVQNRAYR; from the coding sequence ATGTGGAATCCGTTCAAGCGCTTCCGTGTCGACCGGATCTTCTTCAGCGGCTTCTCGCTGCTGATCGTGCTGCTGCTGCTTGCCGCCACCTGGATCACCTACGTCCTGACGATGCGCGAGCTGATGGACAATACGGCCGATTACCAGCAGGATTTGCTGGATAAGCTGAACCGGCAGGTGGAAGGGACGCTGCAGTCGCTCGAGCAGATTTCCCTTTCCGTTGCGGGCAACCAGCAGCTGGACGATTTCCTCAATTCGAACAGCGACGATTATGCGCGGTTTGCGCAGGGGGCGGTCATCGAAGGCATCTTGGCCGATACGATTTATTCCATGCCGATTATCCAGTCGATCTACCTGTACATGGACCACCCGGTGGCCAACAAGCTCGGCTTTGTGCGCTATATCCCGATGAAGGCGGCCGAGGGCGAGAGCTGGTACAAGGATGTGGCCGGCGATCAGTTTGCCTGGATCGGCGAGCATACGATTCAGACGGACAACGGTCCGGCGAGCGTCATCAGCTTTGCCCGAAAGGTGCTTCCGCCGCTGCGGCCGTACAAGGGGCTGCTTGTCATCAATATTAAGTCGTCGGAGCTTCGCAATCTGCTGGTTGGAGAAGGGGGCAGCGATAACGGATTTGCGCTGTATTACAGGGGGAAGCCGGTCGTCTCGGCGGGCAACGCGATGCTGGAGGACAGCGTCAACAGGTTTATAATGGGAGTGAAGCAAAATACCGGGCAGCAGCATTTGGGGAACATGCTGCTCGTGTGGTCCGGATTTTTCGACTCGGACTGGAAGCTGGTGGAGCAGACGCCATGGCGGTCGCTTTCCTATTGGAGCCTGAGGCTGGCGGGCGGAACGGCCTTGACGGGACTGACCGGCATTCTCATCGCGCTGCTGATGACCCTCATGATCTCCAGGCAGTATATCCGGCCCATCAAGCTGCTGCTGAACGCCATGAACCAGTTCTCGATCAGCGGCAAAGAGGTTCGGCTGCCCGACGATTACCGCAACGAGTTCGGCAGCTTGTTCGCCGGCTTCATCCGGATGCGCAGCCGCATCTCCGAGCTGTACGGCTCCCTGGAAAAGCAGTATGCGCGTCAGCGGGTGGCGGAGGTCGAACGGCTGCAGGCGATGATCAATCCCCATTTTCTGTACAATACGCTGGACCAGGTGAACTGGATGGCGATGGAAGCCGGGCAGGAGCATATCAGCGACGTGCTCGAGCTGATGGGACGTATGTTTCGCATCGGGCTGTCCGACGGCGAGAGCTTCATCCTGATCGAGAAGGAGAAGGAGTATCTTGAGTGCTACCTGAACATTCAGAACATCCGGCTGAAAGGCAAAATCGCCTTCGAGATGAATATTGCCGAATCGCTGCTACATACCTATATCCCGAAGCTGACGCTGCAGCCGTTTCTGGAAAATGCCGTCCGCCACGGCTTCCACGGCCGCCCGTCGGGCGTCGTCCGCATCGTCGGCGAGGAGAAGGACGGCGGCGTGCTGTTTACGATCGCGGACAACGGTATCGGCATACGGCAGCAGAACAAGCCGGCCCGCTTCAAGACGGGCGGATACGGCATTCGCAACGTCAAGGAGCGCATCGCCGCGTATTTCGGACCCCGGTACGGTGTCGATATCGTCAGCGAGGCCGGGCAGGGAACGACGGTTCACGTTTTTATACCGAAAATCGCCAGCTTGAGGAGGGAAGACGATGTACAAAATCGCGCTTATCGATGA
- a CDS encoding SDR family oxidoreductase: protein MENLSGQRVILMGGTSGIGLAAAGLLAASGAEVIVSGRDPAKLEEALRSLGSQARGERLDAGSPEQVKAFFERQGTFDHLVISVSGAKGAGSFRELSLDELRAGFEAKFWPQLLCAQSSLKTLNAKGSITFITSISARNVSEGVSGLSAINAALEAMVPNLALELAPLRVNAVSPGVIRTSWWNWMPEASRSEAFRHYADQSAVGRIGEPEDIAKSIVYLIDNSFVTGTVLEADGGLRLNKR, encoded by the coding sequence ATGGAAAATTTGAGCGGTCAGCGCGTTATCCTTATGGGCGGCACTTCCGGCATCGGGCTTGCGGCGGCCGGTTTGCTTGCCGCGTCGGGAGCCGAGGTTATCGTGAGCGGACGGGACCCCGCCAAGCTGGAAGAGGCGCTGCGCAGCTTGGGTTCGCAAGCTAGGGGTGAACGGCTGGATGCCGGTTCCCCGGAACAGGTAAAAGCTTTTTTTGAACGCCAGGGGACATTCGACCATTTGGTCATTTCCGTATCGGGCGCCAAAGGGGCGGGAAGCTTTCGCGAGCTGTCCCTGGACGAGCTGCGCGCCGGCTTCGAAGCGAAATTTTGGCCGCAGCTCCTTTGCGCGCAATCCAGTTTGAAAACCTTGAACGCCAAAGGATCCATCACGTTTATAACTTCAATCAGCGCCCGGAACGTTTCGGAGGGCGTATCCGGGTTGTCCGCTATCAACGCCGCTTTGGAAGCGATGGTGCCCAATTTGGCGCTTGAGCTGGCGCCTCTTCGCGTGAATGCCGTTTCTCCGGGCGTTATCCGGACGTCGTGGTGGAACTGGATGCCGGAGGCTTCGCGAAGCGAGGCTTTTCGGCATTACGCGGATCAATCGGCGGTGGGCAGGATCGGAGAGCCGGAGGATATAGCGAAATCGATCGTTTATTTGATCGACAATTCGTTCGTGACGGGGACAGTACTGGAGGCGGACGGAGGATTGCGTTTGAATAAAAGATAA
- a CDS encoding ROK family transcriptional regulator, translated as MKKIGNQQTMREINKSMLLHLVYHDGPISRVDLARRTKLSPTTVSVLIEDAIKDGIVYESGTSGTGVGRRMTMLSIREDNGYVLGIDLSNAPSHFVLLNMRGSVIAKEPLKRLSGEETIRSELADMIRSFVNKQKVEWSAVKWMGVSVPGRIAADQNTVSSAYLQIERMPLRDMLYDSFRIPVHLVNDLDAAGFAERFSGAAIGHQTLVYILIDYGTGAGLVLNNQIYRGSEGRAGKIREFADCSTSSLANRLTAQYTDSFPFAEPEETIRRFIELGFRGVEPFAQEMGSILDRVGKYCADMLMLLNPEQLILNGWVAADERFFRELVDRIHVYEDDWTNTPVTVPYWKEIGAAVGAATLGLHQMFKIKTVQ; from the coding sequence ATGAAAAAAATCGGCAACCAGCAGACGATGCGGGAGATCAACAAGTCGATGCTGCTGCATCTGGTCTATCACGACGGACCGATCTCCAGGGTGGATTTGGCCAGACGGACCAAGCTCAGTCCCACTACCGTATCGGTGCTCATCGAAGACGCGATCAAAGACGGTATCGTATATGAGTCCGGAACGAGTGGAACCGGGGTCGGCCGCCGGATGACCATGCTGAGCATCCGGGAAGACAACGGATATGTGCTCGGCATCGACCTTTCCAACGCGCCTTCCCATTTCGTGCTGCTGAATATGAGGGGCAGCGTCATTGCGAAGGAGCCCTTGAAGCGGCTGAGCGGCGAAGAAACGATCCGCAGCGAGCTTGCGGACATGATCCGGTCTTTCGTGAATAAGCAGAAGGTCGAGTGGTCGGCGGTCAAATGGATGGGCGTTTCCGTTCCGGGCCGGATTGCCGCCGATCAAAACACGGTTTCCTCCGCCTATTTGCAAATCGAGCGAATGCCATTGAGGGACATGTTGTACGACTCGTTCCGGATTCCGGTTCATCTGGTGAACGACCTCGACGCTGCCGGCTTTGCCGAACGGTTCAGCGGGGCGGCCATCGGACACCAGACGCTCGTCTATATCCTGATCGATTACGGTACCGGAGCGGGCCTGGTGCTGAACAACCAGATTTATCGGGGCAGCGAAGGGAGGGCCGGCAAAATCCGGGAGTTCGCCGACTGCAGCACCAGCAGCCTGGCGAACCGGCTGACGGCACAGTATACGGATTCGTTCCCTTTTGCAGAACCGGAAGAGACGATCCGCCGCTTTATCGAGCTCGGCTTCCGGGGCGTCGAGCCTTTCGCGCAGGAAATGGGGAGCATCCTGGACCGGGTCGGCAAATATTGCGCCGACATGCTGATGCTGCTTAATCCCGAACAGCTGATCCTTAACGGCTGGGTCGCGGCGGACGAACGCTTTTTCCGCGAGCTGGTCGACCGGATCCACGTCTATGAGGACGACTGGACGAATACGCCGGTCACCGTTCCGTATTGGAAGGAAATCGGTGCCGCGGTCGGAGCGGCGACGCTCGGTTTGCATCAAATGTTCAAGATCAAAACGGTGCAATAA
- a CDS encoding carbohydrate ABC transporter permease, with the protein MFHAFTILVGVLMIYPILWTFASSLKPESEIFRNAENLIPSSYHWENYVNGWRGFGTTGFNIFFRNSFFLTILVVAGTIFSSALVSFGFARRKFWLHGFLFGCMMITLMLPAQVTLIPQYILYQQLGWVNTYLPLIVPAFIGGNPFFIFLMVQFIRGLPRELDESAVIDGCSAFGVFLKIILPLCLPALVTVAIFTFYWTWNDFLGPLVYLNNPDMQTVSLALRLFSDPSSVTQWGQMFAMSTLSLLPMLLVFLFFQRYLVEGIATTGIKG; encoded by the coding sequence ATGTTTCACGCGTTTACGATCCTGGTCGGCGTGCTCATGATTTATCCGATTTTATGGACCTTCGCAAGCTCGCTGAAGCCAGAGTCGGAAATTTTCCGCAATGCGGAGAACCTCATTCCGTCCAGCTATCACTGGGAAAATTACGTCAACGGCTGGCGGGGCTTCGGCACAACCGGCTTCAACATCTTTTTCCGGAACTCGTTCTTCCTGACGATTCTGGTCGTCGCCGGCACGATCTTCTCGTCGGCGCTCGTGTCGTTCGGCTTCGCCCGCCGCAAGTTTTGGCTGCACGGCTTTCTGTTCGGGTGCATGATGATCACGCTGATGCTGCCGGCGCAGGTGACGCTTATTCCGCAGTATATTCTGTACCAACAGCTTGGCTGGGTGAACACGTACCTTCCCCTGATCGTGCCCGCTTTTATCGGGGGGAACCCGTTCTTCATTTTCCTGATGGTGCAATTTATTCGCGGCCTGCCCCGCGAGCTCGACGAATCGGCGGTCATCGACGGCTGCAGCGCGTTCGGCGTGTTTCTTAAAATCATACTGCCGCTCTGCTTGCCCGCGCTCGTGACGGTGGCGATCTTTACGTTCTATTGGACGTGGAACGATTTTCTCGGGCCGCTCGTCTACCTGAACAATCCGGACATGCAGACCGTATCGCTTGCGCTCCGCCTGTTCTCGGATCCGTCGTCGGTTACCCAATGGGGGCAGATGTTCGCCATGTCGACGCTGTCGCTTCTCCCGATGCTGCTCGTATTCCTGTTTTTCCAGCGTTACCTGGTTGAGGGCATCGCTACGACCGGGATTAAAGGCTGA
- a CDS encoding response regulator transcription factor: protein MYKIALIDDDQFALDGMRKMIAWEALGAEWAGEGIDGEQGLELIRRTKPDIVVTDIYMPVMNGLEMLETLQAERAGCKVIILSGYSDFEYARQALRLHVSDYLSKPISRHSLNEALEQSIRQLDEEKQKQREVAELSRKVSVYEPLVEAEWLKSLLTGANPGGLDAADLIRQGSAVRPGCSHAVLGIEITPSGRFASLTDWSLFRYAIGNIIREILQQDWDRSWFAELHSYYFAVLLPVQAELPDQAFRTQAGRLGRRLASAVEACLKLNVRIGLGRRKERWQDIHVSLEEAFYALYAKRAEASAEADAPLYVFDESAASPAGGRALESPYRFYAQLSQEIRIGNAEEAMRIVCDFFDTLQSPDADPLPPRDVHRLGIELWTVIGYVLYDIGILADELFPKDRVEREIRLLADQNGLRDWLSDKIVRLHKQHCKSKAKHKQAIDYTLQYIRDHYHEELSITDLGSKVYMSPYYLSQIFKKATGESFTHYLNRVRMEKAKEMLAEGRLMIYEIAERVGCKNVSYFCTLFKKYTGVNPSEFVR from the coding sequence ATGTACAAAATCGCGCTTATCGATGATGACCAGTTTGCGCTCGACGGCATGCGGAAAATGATTGCCTGGGAGGCGCTGGGCGCCGAATGGGCGGGCGAGGGCATCGACGGCGAGCAGGGGCTCGAGCTGATCCGCCGCACCAAGCCGGATATCGTCGTGACGGATATTTACATGCCGGTCATGAACGGGCTCGAAATGCTCGAAACGCTGCAGGCCGAGCGCGCCGGGTGCAAGGTGATCATCCTGTCCGGCTACTCCGACTTCGAATACGCCCGGCAGGCGCTCCGCCTGCATGTGAGCGACTATTTGTCCAAGCCGATATCCCGCCATTCGCTGAACGAAGCGCTCGAGCAGTCGATCCGGCAGCTGGACGAGGAGAAGCAAAAACAGCGCGAAGTTGCGGAGCTCAGCCGCAAAGTGTCCGTATACGAGCCGCTTGTGGAAGCGGAATGGCTGAAATCGCTGCTGACGGGCGCAAATCCGGGCGGGCTCGATGCAGCCGACCTGATCCGGCAGGGGAGCGCCGTCCGTCCGGGCTGTTCGCATGCGGTGCTCGGCATCGAGATTACGCCGTCCGGCCGCTTCGCCAGCCTCACGGATTGGAGCCTGTTCCGCTACGCCATCGGCAACATCATCCGGGAGATTTTGCAGCAGGACTGGGACCGTTCGTGGTTTGCGGAGCTTCACAGCTACTATTTCGCCGTGCTGCTGCCCGTGCAGGCCGAGCTTCCGGACCAAGCCTTCCGGACGCAGGCGGGCCGGCTCGGCCGCAGGCTCGCTTCGGCCGTCGAAGCCTGTTTGAAGCTGAACGTGCGCATCGGATTGGGACGCCGAAAAGAGCGCTGGCAGGACATTCACGTCTCGCTGGAGGAGGCGTTTTACGCGCTTTACGCCAAGCGGGCCGAAGCATCCGCCGAAGCGGACGCCCCGCTTTACGTATTCGACGAATCGGCCGCTTCCCCGGCAGGCGGGCGCGCCCTGGAAAGCCCGTACCGGTTTTATGCCCAGCTGTCGCAGGAAATTCGCATCGGCAACGCCGAGGAAGCGATGCGTATCGTGTGCGATTTTTTCGACACACTTCAGAGCCCGGACGCGGACCCGCTGCCTCCCCGCGACGTGCACCGGCTGGGCATCGAGCTGTGGACCGTGATCGGTTACGTGCTGTACGATATCGGCATTTTGGCCGACGAGCTGTTCCCGAAAGACCGGGTCGAGCGGGAAATCCGGCTGCTGGCGGACCAGAACGGACTGAGGGATTGGCTGTCGGACAAAATCGTCCGCCTGCACAAGCAGCACTGCAAATCGAAGGCGAAACACAAGCAGGCCATCGATTATACGCTCCAATATATCCGCGACCATTACCATGAAGAGCTGTCCATCACCGACCTTGGCAGCAAGGTCTACATGTCCCCTTATTATTTAAGTCAAATTTTTAAAAAAGCGACGGGCGAGTCGTTTACGCATTATCTCAACCGGGTCCGCATGGAGAAAGCGAAGGAGATGCTTGCCGAAGGCCGGCTTATGATCTACGAGATCGCGGAGCGGGTCGGCTGCAAAAACGTTTCCTATTTCTGCACCTTGTTCAAGAAATATACCGGCGTGAATCCGTCGGAGTTTGTGCGGTAA
- a CDS encoding carbohydrate ABC transporter permease, with product MSNPAKTAVVRQPDPAVTAAGKRMTSLKSNLIGYAFISPWLIGFLVFIIGPMIASAYLSLTHYDMLTAAKWAGFGNYAKLFGEDDRFYTALKVTFIFAVISVPLKLAFALIIATMFNGKHRGIGIYRTVYYIPSIVGGSVAIAVMWKQLFGDEGAVNGILQLFGVQGTNWVTNPDTALSTLILLVIWQFGSPMLIFLAGLKQIPGEIYEAAIVDGANRFQKYARITLPLLTPVIFFNLVMQMIDAFMAFTQSFLVTAGGPLDRTLFYAVYLYQTAFGHFEMGYASAMAWVLLFIVAAVTLLFFRSASTWVHYESEGGR from the coding sequence ATGAGCAATCCGGCTAAAACCGCCGTCGTCCGGCAGCCCGATCCCGCCGTGACGGCCGCGGGGAAACGAATGACGAGCCTGAAATCGAACCTGATCGGTTACGCCTTCATCTCCCCCTGGCTGATCGGCTTTCTGGTCTTTATTATCGGACCGATGATCGCGTCGGCCTATTTGTCGCTGACGCATTACGATATGCTAACCGCCGCGAAATGGGCCGGTTTCGGCAATTACGCCAAGCTGTTCGGCGAGGACGACCGCTTCTACACGGCGCTGAAGGTGACCTTTATTTTTGCGGTCATCTCCGTTCCGCTGAAGTTGGCGTTCGCGCTCATTATTGCCACGATGTTTAACGGCAAGCACCGGGGGATCGGGATCTACCGGACGGTTTATTACATTCCGTCGATTGTCGGCGGCAGCGTCGCCATCGCCGTCATGTGGAAGCAGCTGTTCGGGGACGAAGGCGCGGTCAACGGCATTTTGCAGCTGTTCGGCGTTCAGGGCACGAACTGGGTTACCAATCCCGATACGGCACTCAGCACCCTGATTCTGCTCGTGATCTGGCAGTTCGGGTCGCCGATGCTCATTTTCCTGGCGGGACTGAAGCAAATTCCGGGCGAAATTTACGAAGCCGCCATTGTCGACGGAGCGAACCGGTTTCAGAAATATGCGCGGATCACGCTGCCGCTGCTGACGCCCGTTATTTTCTTCAATCTGGTCATGCAGATGATCGACGCGTTTATGGCATTCACGCAAAGCTTCCTCGTTACGGCGGGAGGGCCGCTCGACCGGACGCTGTTCTACGCCGTGTATCTGTACCAGACGGCCTTCGGCCACTTCGAGATGGGCTATGCTTCGGCAATGGCCTGGGTGCTGCTCTTTATCGTGGCGGCCGTGACGCTGCTGTTCTTCCGGAGCGCTTCGACGTGGGTGCATTACGAGTCGGAAGGAGGGCGCTAA